The Eremothecium gossypii ATCC 10895 chromosome VII, complete sequence nucleotide sequence AGTCCATCAGAAGCTCTGTGTTCTTTCTTTTCTCCAGGCCTAAATCATCCTTGAGCCGCGCAACTTCAGACTTCAACTCGCCCACCTGTGCTAAAAACAATTGCTCTTGGCTCCTTTGCGCCTCATTCATGGTGTTTTCTTTCTCAACCATATACTGCTTTAGTAATTCCAATTCCGTGTTCAGGGCATCGCGTTCCGCGGTAACGTTTTGAATGTTGATCTGCATCTGACTGGCTGCGCTCACCCTTGTGAACCAGCGAGAGTGACCGTTGTTTATCTTCTGGAACTGGCACATCATCGAATATAGAAATTCTAGGTACGGCGTCTTAATACCGTGGTCGTCCGCAAGCAGGATCGGCTGCAGCAATAGCATGTCAATGTCCAGCGAAGCCGTCCTCTGCATGAAATGGTATACCATTTTCGGGAGATCTTGATTGTTAATAGTGACCCAGTGGTTGAAGAGATCGTTCTCACTGTCAAATGGATAGAGCAACTTGGCGCCCATGCTGCGGGACACCGTGATGATTTCGGTGACAAATCCGGAAATCAGTGGCTTGGCCAGTATATGTTcctggagctgctggggCCGGAGTTCCTCCATCAGAATGAGCAACGGGTCGAAGCATATCTGGGGGATCGCAAGCCGCCATTGCTGCGAGAGAAACTCCACATACGAGCAGTTGCATATGTCTATCGCGTCCCGCGAGAACAACTTCCGGAAGAACGACTGGAACGTCTCCAGCAACGACGCCACGTCCTTACTGTATCGCGTCGCTGTGTTTTTGCCTTTCACCCCAGACTTGCCGATGTATATCGTCTGCCGCTCGCGCGCGTTGAACTGCTCGAACGTCGTCTCCCCCGTCTGCCGGATGTCGTAATCGCTTACGATCGAAAGCACCTGCAGGTCTGCAAACTCCACCGACATCTTGACGAACGGTTCCAGCAGCACGAAGCCCGAGCTCTCCACAAAGATCTTGGTCGTCGCGTCCACGAGCGTGTTCAGCTGGTACGCCAGCGACGACATCTCCTGCAGCGACGGCGCGCTCAGTATCACCATGTCGAACGCGCCCTGCCCCACCGCCTGCTTCAGCGCGTCCAGTGTCTCGTAGTGCCGCTGCACACTGAACGACGCCTCGCCGTACAGCTGCGTGCTGATCCCGAACTTCCCGCCCACGCGGTGCCCGCTCACGTGCCACAGCTCCACTGCCTTCGCCTCCTGCAGCCTCCATGTGTACAGAAGCACGTTGGGATTCTCCCCGACTGTCAGTACCTTTAGCTGAGACATCCCTGCCTTGGTATATTCCGCTTGTGCCGCCGGATGCTCGTGCTCTAGTGTGGCCTGCTAAGCGAGTGTAGATTAGAGCAAACCTAAAATAAAAATCTTAAATACAGGCAGTCCTATACTGTCCTTGGAGCTAATAAACCTCGCAACCGCCACCAGTGGTATATTTTTACAGCTGTTTGAAATGAGCAGTGAAGAATTCTTTTACGTCTCCTTTACAGCTAGAAAAAGCCTACTTTATAGCGCAACTTGAAATATCAATTAATCGTCCCAAACCGTCTGCCAGAATGGAAAAAGTCGAGAATCCGAACAGATCTGTTTCCCTTTCTTAGATGTCTGAGTTATGCTGGTCGAGAGAGTTACCCGGAGCTGGTCGAGAGGTACCATAATCCATTTTTGAAAGTAGGCAATTATAGGCCTGCTCGAGGAAGAGGTGCATTGCAGAGAGGAGTGCCGAGCCAGACGCCGGGCGAAGAGTGTGCTGGGGATCGCTGTCTAGTGTCAGAGGTCGGTTGTGTGTTCTAGGACAGTGTAAGGAGCACAGGGGGGACGATGGGCTATGTGCTGGCAGGATATGCGACGAAACGGCTGCGACGGTATGAGAACACGGTGGTATATTATCCGCCTCGCAAGCGCGCACAAGTGGCCCGGGCGGCGCGGTTAGAGGATCTTCCTGCAGAATTGTTGCAGTACATTTTCGTGCTTAGCGGGAATGCCGCACTGGCTGAGTGCAGCAGGACACTGTGGGCAGTCCTGCGGCCGACGGCGGGGCTAGTCAGGGTGTACATCGGCGCGCACTACGTGCACAGCGCGCACACGGGCAGCGGGCGGCGAGTGCGGGTGCTCGCCGCGGAGGTGTTCAAGAGCCGCGCGCGGCTCGCGCATCTGGCCGCGCACccggaggagctggatGCCGTGGCCGGCGTGATGGGGCctgccgcgctgcgcgcgtgGCAGCGCGCGTGCGAGGCCGGGCGTGCTACCGCCGCGGTGGAGCTGGACGCGGATGGGAGGCCCGTCGAAGACTATCCGGCGGTGTTCTACGCGCGGCCAGAGCTGTTCTTCGGCGGCCGCACGGCCGGGCGGCTGCCTGCGGCGTCCGAGTTCCTGGAGAAGCTGCATCGCTTCTTTTCGGTGCTGCAGCCGGAGTGCCTAGCAGAACGCATCATGCAGTGGTTTTTCTATGAGAGCGGCGGGCGGCACGACGCAGATCACTTTATGCACGCCGTGAATCTCGTGCTTAAACTGTCGCGTCTGCCACAGGCACGGTTTGCCAGCGTCGACCCGCTCCTAGAGCTTCTACATTGTCTTTTCATCGACAGCGTTCCTGGTCTCGACCGCCTACTGAAGGCGTCCGGAACTCGCTTAGATGATCTTAAACGTGCGCTCGTAGGAACGTTCATCGACAGCTTCTATAGGAACAACGTCGCGCTGCTGTCGGAAGATTCGCTTTGGCGGCTCCTGATCGAGCTGAGGGACGACCGGCTCAAGCAGCTGTTGGTCGACCAGGGCGCGCGACCGAGCTTTCACATACTGGAATGAACTACGTAATGGCACTGGATGCAATATAGATATATTTGTGTGTTTAGTAGATGCGCTACACACTCTATGAGAGCGGACAGGGAGTCAGTGGTACTCCTCGAATAGAGGGTGACTCAGCGCCTGTTGTGCGCTCAAGCGCATGCTTGGATTCAACTGGAGGAGGCCCTGGATGAGGTTCACGAGCACGTCGCTGATCTGCTCCTTGGTGGTAGCCTGCAATAGCTGCTTAATGTCCTTGTTGGGGTAGAGCGGTATCTGAGGGTTGTACTTGGGCAGCTGGCTGACGCCGACCCACGTCTGTTCTGTCGGCGTGCCCATGGTCTCGAAGATCAGCTTTAGCTGCTCGTCGTCGTTGGTCCCGGGGAAGAGCGCCTTCCCCATGATCATCTCAGCTAGAATGCAGCCACACGACCAGATGTCGATAGACGTGCAGTATGTGCGCGACCCCATCAGGACGTCCGGCGCACGGTACCAGAGCGTCACGACCTCGCTGCTGAATGTGTTCACCGGGATGCCGAacgcgcgcgccagcccGAAGTCACCCAGCTTCAACTGACCCTTGTTGTTGATCAGTAAGTTCTGTGGCTTCAGGTCGCGGTGCAGGATCCGGTTCTCGTGGCAGAACGCCACGCCCTGCAGCAGTTGCCACTGGAAGTACTTCACCAGCGACAGCTCCAGCCCGCGCGGCATCTCCCGGTCGAGCCGCGAGTCCATGAACTTCTTCAGGTCGTTGTCCATGAACTCGAACACCAGCGTCAGCTTGTTCTCCGTGTGTATTACGTCGTACAGCCTCACGATGTTCTCGTGCTTCAGCTCCTTCATCAGCGAGATCTCACGTATGGCTGTCGACGGCGTGCCCTCTTCTGAGTCGAGCTTCACCTCCTTCAGCGCAACATACAGCCCGGTCGTCTTGTTCAGGCCCTTGTACACAGTCGCGTATGTCCCATTGCCCAGCCGCTCCAGCTGCTTGAATCTGATGCTGCGTGTTAGTCATCCGTGCGCGGCCACGCCCTGTGCAATACATACTGAGATGTGCTAGTCATTTGGTCCTATGTGGCTCTCGTGCTGCGTCTCCTTGTTGGTGTGTGCCCTCCTGGAATCCTGTGTCTTGCCTCACCCTCAACAGCGTTAGGAACTTCCGGTCAGCGAAGTGGCTCAATTTATTTCGGTGCAGTCGCGGACCCATCCGTTCCAGGTGATAGACCCAGCCGTAGTAGAGGTTGCGGCCAACTAATCGCTTGGACGCATTCGCCAGACTATCTGGAGGCTCACGATGCCGCATCTGCGCATGCGGCAGTTCGCCGGGCCGCAGGGGTCTCGGTGAATACATTATAAGCTACGGCTACGGGAGCGACATCTGTCCGCCAGCGCACGCAAAGACTCGCGCTATGTGcgacgcagcagcagagGAGCCTATACGGGTCGCGGCAGTTGCAGCGGACGGCGCTTTGGCCAGGTGTACGGCCGGCAAGATCTCGGACTGGGCTTCACTATGCATTGAAACTGGTGAAAAATTTCAGCAGCGCGCGATGAGCCTTGATGACTTACCTAAAGACTAGCGGCGAGGATGACGTTCGAGTTCTGCGGTGGCGAAAGCAGCATCCTGGGAGGAGCATGGGTCTGTATCTACCAGACAGCGGAAGATGTGGGCTTCCAGCGGGAGCACTTTGAACAGGCGATGGACAACGTGATACGTCATCCGAACATAAACTCAACGGTGCTGCTCAGAGCGGACATCGTGGCGGAAAGGGAGTACGACTGCCGGACAGGGGAGGCGGTGCGGGACGGCAAttgcggcgccgcggcggaCGTGGCAGAAGGCATGCTGTCGGTGGGGCTTGAGGACGTGGCAGCGCGCAGCGTGCACACGGAGCTTGACTTGGCGGTGAAGCTGGAGTTTGTGCGGCGCCTGGTTCCGCGCAACCCGTACAAGGACGCACTGATCAACCAGACGTGTCTGGTGCTGAACACGCGCGAGCCGTCCGAGACTGCGCTGGTGGTGTACTTGCCGCACTTCAGCGAGCGCGAGGACTGCCCGTTCTACATTCCGCCGGTGGCGGCAGTGGGCATCCTTCTGCATGGCGGGCGGCTGTCCGTGCACTACATCCCGTTTGCAGGCGAGGGCGCGGCGCTCGCGGACGAGGGACAGCGGGCGGTGCGCACGGCGCGGCGCCTCCTCCAGACGGCGGAGAAGCACTCGAAAGGTTGCATGAATGGGTATACGAAGCGGGTGGAGCACGACGTAGTGGTGGACAAGGTTCTATTCCAGGAGCGCTACATACAACTCAAGAAAAAGTACTCGCAGTGGCTGGTCGACAACTGGGCAGAGAGCACGGACCCCCGCAAGCATGTGTTCGAGGACATCGCGATCGCGGCGTTTCTAATCGAGTTGTGGAGCAAGATCTACGGCCAGCACGCGGAAGACAAGTTTCGGTTCTGCGACATGGGGTGCGGCAACGGCGTGCTGTGCTACATCCTGCTCATGGAGGGCTACGCGGGCGAAGGCATCGACGCCCGCCGGCGCAAGTCGTGGGGCATGTTTCCCGAGAACGTGCGCAGCTGCCTCAAAGAGCAGCTGGTAATTCCAtccctgctgctgcgtccGCACCCCGAGATACGCAAGATGGCCTCGCACATGGAGCACAACGGCGGCTTTTTTCCCGTCCACGTCAGCTCCTCTCAACTGATGGCGCCCGCCACCATCGTATATTCCGCGGCGGACCTGATCACCTCACCGCAGGTCAATATTGCAGAATTCCCTCCCAATACGTTTCTCATAGGCAATCACTCGGATGAGCTGACCTGTTGGATTCCGCTGTTGGGCCAGCCGTTCATGGTCATCCCGTGCTGTTCACACAACTTCCATGGAGCCCGCGTGCGCTACCGCCCGTCCCGCGAGTCCGCCACCAGGCTAGGTAACAGCACCTACGCCGGCCTCGTCGACTACGTGGAGTACCTGGCGAAGGCTGTTGGCTGGGAGACCGAGAAGGAGATGCTGCGCATACCTAGCACCAGGAATGCGGCAATAATAGGCTACAAGAATCCCGCGCTGGGCCAGTTTCCGACGCAACAGGTCTATGATGAAGTGCTAAAGAATGGTGGAGCAGAAGGTTGGATTCAAAGTGCAACGGCGTTGCTGAAAGGCACACCTAAGTCACACTAGTTGGGTATACGCTTACCGAAACACAGCGTCCCAAGGCCGTTGCAGCGAGTTAAAAGTACGCTATCTATCTCAAGCAGTGTATATATGGAtatttgagagtacataCATAGTAAAATGGCGATTAGGTTATATGAATTGTCTGGCTACATGATGAAAAAAATTGATACTCAAGTACTCATCTCATCACCAGATATCCACTGATCAGACATAGAGGGACCATGCATAGCCGGTGGCTGCGATATCCTATATCTAGGCTGCAAATAGTCCGCTATAAATCCAGCACCCGGGTCTGTCCGCTCCTCCCATTTCGGCGAGAAGACTGGCTGGTTGATGCCAAAAGCATAAAACATCCTCCACAGGCCGGCGGCCAGTGCGACAGGCGTTCTGTGCATCTGAAATTGGCTGAACTGGCCAAGAATAACATTGACGCCAAGTTCCAGTCCACATTGGAGCGGGCAATTCGAGGGCTCCAGGGGCaggcgctgcgcagcgAGACTCCCGCCGAACAGCCGATGAGGAAAGAGGCCTGGGCTAGACTGCAGGATGAGCtggtccagcagctgcagtcCTACCGCCCCCAGGAGAGCTACAGGATGACCGTTGCAGATGTTCTGCAGCCCAAACATATTTCTACCTtgctgccgcagctgctgcatgTGGACGGGTtgacgcagcagcagtgGGAGGGCATTCTGGAAGTGCCAGAAGCGCAGAAGGTCATGAAGTTGAGGCATATCCTGGACACTCATTTTAAACTTCTGTACCACGAAGAAGTGCTACCAAAACGAGTGGGCTCTCTGTCGTTCAGCAAGCGTACGTTGGATATCTCGAACCCTGCAGAGTGGTTTCCAGAGGCTCGCAAGCTGCGGCGGACGATCGTGGTACACCTGGGCCCGACGAACTCCGGCAAGACCTACCACGCTCTTGAAAAGCTAAAGAAGTGTGATAGAGGATACTACGCTGGCCCACTAAGATTGTTGGCGAGGGAAATATACGACCGATTCCAGAAAGACAACATCCGCTGCAACCTGCTGACGGGAGAGGAGGTTATAAATGACCTAGACACTCTGGGTAATAGAGCAGGCTTGACTTCGGGCACTGTGGAGATGGTGCCGCTGAATCAGTATTTCGATATGGTTGTCCTGGATGAAATACAGATGCTTGCAGACGAACAGAGAGGCTGGGCATGGACAAACGCACTGCTTGGCGTGCAGGCTTCTGAGCTCCATCTCTGTGGAGAGCCTAGCGTTTTGCCGTTCATCCAGCGGCTTGTTGCCATGACCGGCGACAAGCTAGTGATCAATGAATACCAAAGGCTGGGCAAGCTGGAAGTGGAATCCAAACCCTTGCCTGAGCGCTTTCACGGACTGAAGAAGGGCGACTGTCTTGTTTCCTTCTCCAAACGTAAAACATTAGATCTAAAACTTCAAATTGAACGGGCTAAGAAATGTAAAGTGGCCGTTATCTATGGTTCACTACCACCAGAAACACGCGTGCACCAGGCCACCATGTTTAACAGGGGCGAGGCTGACATCCTAGTTGCATCAGATGCCATTGGCATGGGGCTGAACCTGTCCATAAAACGTGTCATATTCACATCAGCTATGAAATGGAACGGCGCAGAGCTAATACCGCTAACCGACTCCCAGACCAAACAGATTGCCGGACGGGCAGGGAGATACAAGGTGGCGGGAGAATCAGACGATGCCGCTGGTGGCTCGGTGGGTAAGGTAACTGCGTTAGATATGGAGACCCTAGAGATGATACAAAATAGTATGAAGGCTCCTGTAAAATACATCCCTTCCGCAGTCCTGTGGCCACCTGACCGTATACTTGCCCAAATACTGACAAAATACCCTCCCGGCATGAAGATCACCACCCTTCTGGAACATTTTGACCGTGATATAAAGTCCAATCCCGACAGCTTGTTTATACTTCCGAATATTGAAAGTAGGATCGAGGTAATGAACCTCATTGAAGGCATGGACGGCCTGTCCCTGGAAGATATGATGACCCTGAGTAATGCTCCTCTAAGAGACTTACCAATACCGAAGAAGGCATTCATAAACTTCTGTGAGACTGTGGCGAAGAAGGAAACTAGATCCATATTTGATTTCAAGATCCCTCTGAACTTTTTGAATGCGAAGGCAGTTACAGACGAGGATCTCAAACTCGATTTATACGAAGAGCTCCACCATGTATTAACCCTTTACATGTGGCTACAAATACGGTACCCTGACTATTTCGTGGATCTTGAATCGGTCAAATCGCTGAAGCATCACTGTGAATACATCATCTTTGAGAAATTGAAGTTCCTAAAGAGAAATCCATACAAAAAATCCTGATAAATATCGGGGTCATTTAATTCAATTGTATAATTATCGAATGCTTAAACCTCGGCAGCACATCTTGTACATATCATTATAAAATATTTGCCGTCAATGCCAAATATACTTTCTCATGATAAGTTCATATATGATTACATTATATACGTGACTCATTAAGAAGTTGGAGAATGCGAGAGTTGCGAAAGAACCTTGAGTGTGTTCGGATCTCGTGATAACACCTCAAGGGCCTTTTTGCGCTTCGTAAGGTCCATGGATCCAGTCAGTTCCTGCAGCTTAGGACTTGGGAGATAAACTCTAATGGAATCTGTACTTTCGGAATAATAGATGTTCTTCCGTAGGATGGAGATGAGCCTAATGACATAATCATTCTTATCTATATGCTGGCATTTGTTTAACCGGGCGAGAAGCTTCAGAACAGTATCCACGGATGCAGTCTCAAGACCTTCTGGAATATGATTCCGGAAGTATATTTTCCTCCGGGGATCGTCGGGGGAGAGAAATGCTCTCATGTGGCGTTCAAAAGAACGCTCGTCGGTGGACCAATTGCCTATTAGAGAGCGGTAGAGTCTCTCAGTATCCACCTTGGATGACGAATTGAGGTGATGCCCAAAATCGAAGAACCACATCTGGAGGAGGTGCTTCTCTTCTTTGGACTGCCTGGTGCGATAAAAGTCCAAGAACTCCGTTATATCGTCAAGCCCATTCTGTTCCAGCTTGTAGCTAAGCGCGTGGAGATCGCTATGGACCCGGAGATGCTTCGGAATGTGGAACTGCTGTGCGCGGTTGAGGTTGCTGAAAACCCCCATAAACTCTGCTCTCCACATGGAATAGAACAGTGCGGCATGTGGACTATCTCGAGGTTTCTCCTCGGGAAGGCTCGACCCCTCGCACAAGCGATCCACTCGGCGTTTCAGTGCGTCGACCGTCTGCTGCCAGTATGTGTTGTTCGCTTGCGGGTTGCTGGGAGGGACCTTAGGCCAAGGCCCCGCATCGCGGTACAGGTAGTATGCGTAGAACATATAGAATAGCGACATTTTCATCGTGCGGCTCTCCATGGAGACCGGCGGCACATGCGCCCACTCCCCGACGTCCGTGTATTGGGCCCAAGGTTGCTCCCCAATGATATCCTTACCATCGCGCAAAGTGCCCGCACTAGCTCGAGCTGCAAGTTCCTGCCCTGGGCTGCCCTCTAACCTCACCACCTCATCGCGTCCTACTCGGTCTCGCTGCAGGACCTGGAGTTCTGTGTGCCGGGGCTGTGCGCATAGGCTCGAGTATGCATACATGCCTGTCAGAGCTACGACATTAGTGGTCACAAAGAGAACGTTACCTGGCGCATTGAAGTATCTCCACAGGGTGCGCGTCACATGCCTCGGTCGTGAAGATAACTGGTACAGTTTATGGCCTATGCTCCTCCCGTAAGACAGGCGCTGGATCCGCAAAGACCCATAGCTAGTGTGCCGGC carries:
- the PHO85 gene encoding cyclin-dependent serine/threonine-protein kinase PHO85 (Syntenic homolog of Saccharomyces cerevisiae YPL031C (PHO85); 1-intron), whose translation is MTSTSQFKQLERLGNGTYATVYKGLNKTTGLYVALKEVKLDSEEGTPSTAIREISLMKELKHENIVRLYDVIHTENKLTLVFEFMDNDLKKFMDSRLDREMPRGLELSLVKYFQWQLLQGVAFCHENRILHRDLKPQNLLINNKGQLKLGDFGLARAFGIPVNTFSSEVVTLWYRAPDVLMGSRTYCTSIDIWSCGCILAEMIMGKALFPGTNDDEQLKLIFETMGTPTEQTWVGVSQLPKYNPQIPLYPNKDIKQLLQATTKEQISDVLVNLIQGLLQLNPSMRLSAQQALSHPLFEEYH
- the PET494 gene encoding Pet494p (Syntenic homolog of Saccharomyces cerevisiae YNR045W (PET494)), whose product is MFTLGRYLRRRHTSYGSLRIQRLSYGRSIGHKLYQLSSRPRHVTRTLWRYFNAPGNVLFVTTNVVALTGMYAYSSLCAQPRHTELQVLQRDRVGRDEVVRLEGSPGQELAARASAGTLRDGKDIIGEQPWAQYTDVGEWAHVPPVSMESRTMKMSLFYMFYAYYLYRDAGPWPKVPPSNPQANNTYWQQTVDALKRRVDRLCEGSSLPEEKPRDSPHAALFYSMWRAEFMGVFSNLNRAQQFHIPKHLRVHSDLHALSYKLEQNGLDDITEFLDFYRTRQSKEEKHLLQMWFFDFGHHLNSSSKVDTERLYRSLIGNWSTDERSFERHMRAFLSPDDPRRKIYFRNHIPEGLETASVDTVLKLLARLNKCQHIDKNDYVIRLISILRKNIYYSESTDSIRVYLPSPKLQELTGSMDLTKRKKALEVLSRDPNTLKVLSQLSHSPTS
- the TRM44 gene encoding tRNA (uracil) methyltransferase (Syntenic homolog of Saccharomyces cerevisiae YPL030W (TRM44)) gives rise to the protein MTFEFCGGESSILGGAWVCIYQTAEDVGFQREHFEQAMDNVIRHPNINSTVLLRADIVAEREYDCRTGEAVRDGNCGAAADVAEGMLSVGLEDVAARSVHTELDLAVKLEFVRRLVPRNPYKDALINQTCLVLNTREPSETALVVYLPHFSEREDCPFYIPPVAAVGILLHGGRLSVHYIPFAGEGAALADEGQRAVRTARRLLQTAEKHSKGCMNGYTKRVEHDVVVDKVLFQERYIQLKKKYSQWLVDNWAESTDPRKHVFEDIAIAAFLIELWSKIYGQHAEDKFRFCDMGCGNGVLCYILLMEGYAGEGIDARRRKSWGMFPENVRSCLKEQLVIPSLLLRPHPEIRKMASHMEHNGGFFPVHVSSSQLMAPATIVYSAADLITSPQVNIAEFPPNTFLIGNHSDELTCWIPLLGQPFMVIPCCSHNFHGARVRYRPSRESATRLGNSTYAGLVDYVEYLAKAVGWETEKEMLRIPSTRNAAIIGYKNPALGQFPTQQVYDEVLKNGGAEGWIQSATALLKGTPKSH
- the SVL3 gene encoding Svl3p (Syntenic homolog of Saccharomyces cerevisiae YPL032C (SVL3) and YDR251W (PAM1)), with product MSQLKVLTVGENPNVLLYTWRLQEAKAVELWHVSGHRVGGKFGISTQLYGEASFSVQRHYETLDALKQAVGQGAFDMVILSAPSLQEMSSLAYQLNTLVDATTKIFVESSGFVLLEPFVKMSVEFADLQVLSIVSDYDIRQTGETTFEQFNARERQTIYIGKSGVKGKNTATRYSKDVASLLETFQSFFRKLFSRDAIDICNCSYVEFLSQQWRLAIPQICFDPLLILMEELRPQQLQEHILAKPLISGFVTEIITVSRSMGAKLLYPFDSENDLFNHWVTINNQDLPKMVYHFMQRTASLDIDMLLLQPILLADDHGIKTPYLEFLYSMMCQFQKINNGHSRWFTRVSAASQMQINIQNVTAERDALNTELELLKQYMVEKENTMNEAQRSQEQLFLAQVGELKSEVARLKDDLGLEKRKNTELLMDLQRSKVNKTPAANPPPMAPPPRAQSPVIPPPKSVYEQHDSDGGTPDMADIQEFAMYGITYDDEPEKKDTPPSGANNEAQPDEANNEAHPDGQGSPSMSAFSQRDRDPRSRDLDQQRRGYPPGVPYQGHPGMPPQMMYNGSSKPHMYPPAAMKAARAAAMVNYRPVANNSRANSLVDPYPPPQLGQAASAYPQTFKKTDRKNRQSHMPSLRNASSTGFDDFSVPQGVPHGMPRIHQRGYGNPAHRMTLQTPLNYQQKLNSMHGSHAQQKQIQRQISAASALDDGNTITAMVQHLMPKKKDQPPQQQGPYGSPPNSGNSSTYGGSPAATAPSASVNAPAADDGQNAVPQPHSAPALSANGNTAPMSGNSVSLSNGSSAGPGLSQQSNSLDWKQTPPSSGGSVTERKPKLALFAKKK
- a CDS encoding uncharacterized protein (Syntenic homolog of Saccharomyces cerevisiae YDR249C), translated to MGYVLAGYATKRLRRYENTVVYYPPRKRAQVARAARLEDLPAELLQYIFVLSGNAALAECSRTLWAVLRPTAGLVRVYIGAHYVHSAHTGSGRRVRVLAAEVFKSRARLAHLAAHPEELDAVAGVMGPAALRAWQRACEAGRATAAVELDADGRPVEDYPAVFYARPELFFGGRTAGRLPAASEFLEKLHRFFSVLQPECLAERIMQWFFYESGGRHDADHFMHAVNLVLKLSRLPQARFASVDPLLELLHCLFIDSVPGLDRLLKASGTRLDDLKRALVGTFIDSFYRNNVALLSEDSLWRLLIELRDDRLKQLLVDQGARPSFHILE
- the SUV3 gene encoding ATP-dependent RNA helicase SUV3 (Syntenic homolog of Saccharomyces cerevisiae YPL029W (SUV3)), with amino-acid sequence MHSRWLRYPISRLQIVRYKSSTRVCPLLPFRREDWLVDAKSIKHPPQAGGQCDRRSVHLKLAELAKNNIDAKFQSTLERAIRGLQGQALRSETPAEQPMRKEAWARLQDELVQQLQSYRPQESYRMTVADVLQPKHISTLLPQLLHVDGLTQQQWEGILEVPEAQKVMKLRHILDTHFKLLYHEEVLPKRVGSLSFSKRTLDISNPAEWFPEARKLRRTIVVHLGPTNSGKTYHALEKLKKCDRGYYAGPLRLLAREIYDRFQKDNIRCNLLTGEEVINDLDTLGNRAGLTSGTVEMVPLNQYFDMVVLDEIQMLADEQRGWAWTNALLGVQASELHLCGEPSVLPFIQRLVAMTGDKLVINEYQRLGKLEVESKPLPERFHGLKKGDCLVSFSKRKTLDLKLQIERAKKCKVAVIYGSLPPETRVHQATMFNRGEADILVASDAIGMGLNLSIKRVIFTSAMKWNGAELIPLTDSQTKQIAGRAGRYKVAGESDDAAGGSVGKVTALDMETLEMIQNSMKAPVKYIPSAVLWPPDRILAQILTKYPPGMKITTLLEHFDRDIKSNPDSLFILPNIESRIEVMNLIEGMDGLSLEDMMTLSNAPLRDLPIPKKAFINFCETVAKKETRSIFDFKIPLNFLNAKAVTDEDLKLDLYEELHHVLTLYMWLQIRYPDYFVDLESVKSLKHHCEYIIFEKLKFLKRNPYKKS